One segment of Yersinia kristensenii DNA contains the following:
- a CDS encoding PTS sugar transporter subunit IIA: protein MVNVIFCGHGDLAVSMLNSVNMVYGETQNITPLLFNRGENAEDLVKKMQDVMAKNHNDAWLIAVDLQGGSPYNAAARLAFSDNRIQVISGLSLPLALEIADNQQVMAAEELTDYLLDIGTQCVQSFRHQQNSEEEEADFI, encoded by the coding sequence ATGGTTAATGTCATTTTTTGTGGTCACGGTGACTTAGCGGTTTCAATGCTCAACTCCGTCAATATGGTGTATGGCGAAACACAAAATATTACCCCGCTGCTATTTAACCGAGGCGAAAACGCCGAAGACTTAGTGAAGAAAATGCAGGATGTCATGGCAAAAAATCACAATGACGCCTGGCTAATTGCGGTGGATTTACAAGGTGGCAGCCCTTATAACGCCGCCGCGCGTCTGGCATTCAGTGATAATCGAATTCAAGTCATCAGCGGATTATCTTTGCCATTGGCATTGGAAATTGCTGATAACCAGCAAGTGATGGCGGCGGAAGAACTGACGGACTATTTACTCGATATCGGCACACAGTGCGTGCAGTCATTCCGACACCAACAAAATAGCGAAGAAGAAGAGGCCGACTTTATATGA
- a CDS encoding mannose/fructose/sorbose PTS transporter subunit IIB, with protein sequence MKINLARIDDRLIHGQVTTVWAKEAKAERIIICSDEVYNDEIRKTLLKQAAPPGIKVNVVNIEKAVAVYHNPNYINDTVFYLFTNPNDVLRLVDQGVKISVINIGGMAFKQGKTQLTKAVSVDKNDINAFYALAERGVHLDLRVVTSDPDVDVIKKLRELESK encoded by the coding sequence ATGAAAATCAATCTGGCAAGAATTGACGACCGGCTGATTCATGGTCAGGTCACCACGGTTTGGGCCAAAGAAGCCAAAGCCGAGCGTATTATTATTTGTAGCGACGAAGTTTATAACGATGAAATCCGGAAAACATTATTAAAACAGGCCGCACCACCGGGAATCAAAGTGAATGTCGTTAATATTGAAAAGGCGGTGGCAGTTTATCACAACCCGAATTATATCAACGACACAGTTTTTTATTTATTCACCAATCCAAATGATGTTTTACGATTGGTAGATCAGGGCGTGAAAATTTCCGTGATTAATATTGGCGGCATGGCCTTTAAACAAGGAAAAACACAATTAACCAAAGCAGTATCAGTGGATAAAAATGATATTAACGCCTTTTATGCATTAGCTGAACGTGGTGTTCATTTAGATTTACGAGTAGTCACTTCCGATCCTGATGTGGATGTGATTAAAAAACTACGTGAGTTGGAGTCTAAATAA
- a CDS encoding PTS mannose/fructose/sorbose transporter subunit IIC has product MEISLLQIILIFIFSCIAGIGSVLDEFQTHRPLIACTITGLILGDMTTGVILGGTLELIALGWMNVGAAQSPDSALASIIATILVIVGHQNIATGIAIALPVAAAGQVLTVFARTITVAFQHAADRAAETANFAMIDFMHVSALLVQAMRVAIPVLIVSIFVSADTVSHMLSAIPTVVTHGLQIAGGFIVVVGYAMVLNMMGVKYLMPFFFLGFIVGGYLGFSLLAFGGIGLIIALLYIQLNPLYQKPAAAVAQANQAKLDELED; this is encoded by the coding sequence ATGGAAATAAGTTTACTACAAATAATCTTAATCTTTATTTTCTCATGCATTGCCGGTATCGGCAGCGTGCTGGATGAATTCCAAACTCACCGGCCATTAATCGCCTGCACTATTACTGGTTTAATTCTTGGCGATATGACCACCGGCGTTATCCTCGGCGGTACGTTGGAGTTAATCGCCCTTGGTTGGATGAATGTGGGTGCCGCGCAATCTCCCGACTCTGCGCTCGCCAGTATTATCGCCACCATTCTGGTGATTGTCGGCCATCAGAATATTGCCACCGGGATCGCCATTGCCCTGCCGGTAGCCGCTGCTGGCCAAGTGTTGACGGTCTTTGCCCGCACCATCACTGTAGCGTTCCAGCACGCAGCTGACCGAGCCGCGGAAACAGCCAATTTCGCCATGATTGATTTTATGCATGTATCGGCATTGTTGGTTCAGGCCATGCGAGTTGCCATTCCGGTATTGATCGTGTCTATCTTTGTCAGCGCCGATACCGTTAGCCATATGCTCAGTGCTATTCCAACGGTAGTGACCCATGGGTTGCAAATTGCGGGCGGATTTATCGTGGTGGTCGGCTACGCCATGGTGCTCAACATGATGGGCGTGAAATACCTTATGCCCTTCTTCTTCCTCGGTTTTATTGTCGGAGGCTATCTCGGTTTCAGCCTGCTCGCGTTCGGCGGCATCGGTCTGATTATTGCCTTGCTGTATATCCAGTTAAACCCGCTTTATCAGAAACCGGCAGCAGCTGTAGCCCAAGCCAACCAAGCCAAACTTGATGAATTAGAAGATTAG
- a CDS encoding PTS system mannose/fructose/sorbose family transporter subunit IID, whose protein sequence is MTTLNKRLTRSDLFKMFLRSNLQQASFNYERIHGLGFCYDMVPAIKRLYPLKEDQIAALKRHLVFFNTTPAVCGPVIGVTAAMEEARANGADIDEGAINSLKIGLMGPLAGVGDPLIWGTLRPITAALGASLALSGNVLGPILFFLSFNSVRLALKWFGLQYGFNKGINIVKDLGGNLLQKLTEGASILGLFIMGVLVTKWTSINVPLVISKTPGHDGTTVTMTVQNILDQLCPGLLALGLTLLMMRLLKRKINPIWLIFSLFGLGILGSWLGILS, encoded by the coding sequence ATGACCACATTAAACAAACGATTAACCCGGTCTGATCTGTTTAAAATGTTTTTACGCAGTAACTTGCAACAGGCCTCTTTTAACTATGAACGTATTCACGGCCTGGGTTTCTGCTACGACATGGTACCCGCCATTAAGCGCTTGTATCCGCTAAAAGAAGACCAAATTGCCGCCCTGAAACGCCATTTAGTGTTCTTTAACACCACTCCAGCAGTTTGTGGGCCAGTAATTGGCGTCACCGCCGCGATGGAAGAGGCGCGAGCCAATGGTGCGGATATTGATGAAGGGGCAATCAATAGCTTGAAAATCGGGCTGATGGGGCCGCTGGCTGGGGTCGGTGACCCGTTGATTTGGGGGACTTTGCGCCCAATCACAGCCGCTTTGGGAGCCTCGCTGGCACTGAGTGGTAATGTGCTAGGGCCGATTCTGTTCTTCCTTTCCTTTAATTCTGTGCGCCTGGCGCTGAAATGGTTCGGTCTGCAATACGGTTTCAACAAGGGCATCAATATCGTCAAAGATCTTGGCGGGAATTTGCTGCAAAAACTGACCGAGGGCGCCTCCATTTTGGGCTTGTTTATCATGGGGGTATTGGTCACCAAATGGACCAGTATCAATGTGCCGCTGGTGATATCGAAAACGCCGGGTCACGACGGCACCACTGTGACCATGACGGTGCAGAATATTCTGGATCAGCTTTGCCCAGGTTTGCTGGCGCTGGGGCTTACCCTGTTAATGATGCGTTTACTCAAGCGCAAAATTAACCCTATTTGGCTCATCTTCTCCCTGTTTGGCCTCGGAATTTTGGGCTCATGGCTTGGCATTCTTTCCTGA